Proteins from one Dysgonomonas sp. HDW5A genomic window:
- a CDS encoding UDP-glucose/GDP-mannose dehydrogenase family protein, translating into MNIAIVGSGYVGLVTGSCFAEIGANVTCIDIDENKIKNLKLGNIPIYEPGLEAMIKRNVEAKRLNFSTDLASVIDHIDIIFIAVGTPPDEDGSADLKYVIDVAQAIGANMKNYLVVVTKSTVPVGTSIKIKNTIQEQLDKRNLNIEFDVASNPEFLKEGNAIDDFMKPDRVVIGIESERAKKILTRLYKSMHLNTFRVIFMDIASAEMTKYAANSMLATRISFMNEIANLCELVGANVSMVRKGMGSDNRIGSKFLYSGCGYGGSCFPKDVKALIKIGHLNDSEMQILNAVESVNEQQKNILFKKFQNYFGGKVKDKKVAIWGLSFKPETDDMREAPSINLMKSLLDVGCSITVYDPIAMPECKRIMGNKVKYANNMYDAVIDANTIFHVTEWKEFRLASWEAIKRSMATDPLLIDGRNVFSKEDIAGINYIRIG; encoded by the coding sequence ATGAATATCGCAATCGTTGGAAGTGGCTACGTCGGTTTAGTAACAGGAAGCTGTTTTGCTGAAATCGGAGCAAATGTAACATGTATTGATATTGATGAGAATAAAATAAAGAATCTAAAACTTGGAAACATTCCGATTTATGAACCCGGTCTAGAAGCCATGATTAAGCGTAATGTAGAAGCCAAGAGACTAAATTTTTCCACTGACCTGGCTTCTGTTATAGATCATATAGATATAATTTTTATTGCCGTAGGAACCCCTCCGGATGAAGACGGAAGTGCTGATCTTAAATATGTAATAGATGTAGCCCAGGCAATTGGTGCCAATATGAAAAACTATCTGGTTGTAGTAACAAAAAGCACAGTACCGGTAGGAACTTCAATAAAGATAAAGAATACCATTCAAGAACAATTGGATAAACGTAACTTAAATATTGAGTTTGATGTTGCCAGCAATCCAGAGTTTTTAAAAGAAGGAAACGCAATTGACGATTTTATGAAGCCTGATAGAGTTGTTATCGGTATAGAGTCGGAAAGGGCTAAAAAAATCTTAACTCGTCTATACAAGTCAATGCATCTGAATACATTCCGAGTTATCTTCATGGATATAGCATCTGCTGAAATGACCAAATATGCTGCTAATTCAATGTTGGCCACAAGGATAAGTTTTATGAATGAAATTGCAAACTTATGCGAGCTGGTAGGAGCGAATGTGAGTATGGTTCGAAAAGGTATGGGAAGTGATAATCGTATTGGAAGTAAATTTCTCTACTCCGGCTGTGGTTATGGAGGATCGTGCTTTCCGAAAGATGTAAAGGCTTTGATAAAGATAGGACATTTGAATGATTCTGAAATGCAAATCCTTAATGCTGTAGAGTCTGTTAATGAACAACAAAAGAACATCTTATTTAAAAAATTCCAAAATTATTTCGGCGGAAAAGTTAAGGATAAAAAAGTTGCAATTTGGGGATTGTCTTTTAAACCGGAAACTGATGACATGAGAGAGGCACCTTCAATTAATTTAATGAAAAGTTTACTTGATGTGGGATGCTCTATAACCGTTTATGATCCCATTGCCATGCCCGAATGTAAGCGAATAATGGGTAATAAAGTAAAATATGCAAATAATATGTATGATGCCGTGATAGATGCAAATACAATATTTCATGTTACAGAATGGAAGGAATTTCGTTTGGCTAGTTGGGAAGCTATTAAACGCTCCATGGCAACAGACCCATTACTTATTGATGGACGAAATGTATTCTCGAAGGAAGATATTGCTGGTATAAATTATATAAGAATAGGTTAG
- a CDS encoding UDP-glucuronic acid decarboxylase family protein, giving the protein MKKKILVTGGAGFIGSHLCKKLLELNNEVICMDNFFTGTKDNIAQLFDNPSFEVMRHDVVLPYSLEADEIYNLACPASPTHYQFDGVQTIKTSVMGAINALDMARRTRAKVLQTSTSEVYGDPAVHPQVESYWGNVNPIGVRSCYDEGKRCAETLFMDYHRMNNVRIKLIRIFNTYGPNMDPEDGRVVSNFIIQSLKGEDITIYGDGSQTRSFQYIDDLIDAMIKMMATSDSFTGPVNIGNPNEMSMVDLANLIIELTNSKSKIVFSDLPLDDPRKRKPDISLAKQALNWEPKVPVREGLLATIEYFKKII; this is encoded by the coding sequence ATGAAAAAGAAGATTTTGGTTACAGGCGGAGCCGGATTCATAGGTTCGCATTTATGCAAGAAACTACTAGAATTGAATAATGAAGTAATCTGCATGGATAATTTTTTTACAGGCACAAAAGATAATATAGCTCAGTTGTTTGATAACCCTTCTTTTGAAGTGATGAGGCACGATGTGGTTCTACCTTACTCACTCGAAGCTGATGAGATATACAACTTGGCTTGTCCTGCATCACCTACACATTATCAGTTTGACGGTGTTCAAACTATTAAAACTTCAGTGATGGGAGCTATTAATGCACTGGATATGGCTCGCCGGACAAGGGCTAAAGTATTACAGACTTCGACTAGTGAAGTATATGGTGACCCTGCTGTGCACCCTCAAGTTGAAAGTTATTGGGGGAATGTAAATCCTATTGGTGTTCGTTCATGCTATGATGAGGGGAAACGCTGTGCCGAAACATTATTTATGGATTATCATCGGATGAATAACGTGAGAATAAAGTTAATACGTATTTTTAATACCTATGGTCCTAATATGGATCCAGAAGATGGGCGTGTAGTATCTAACTTTATAATCCAATCTCTCAAAGGTGAGGATATCACAATATATGGAGATGGTTCCCAAACTCGCAGTTTTCAGTATATTGATGATCTGATTGATGCTATGATAAAAATGATGGCAACCAGTGATTCGTTTACAGGACCTGTTAATATAGGTAATCCAAATGAAATGTCAATGGTTGATTTGGCAAATTTGATTATTGAACTTACAAACTCAAAATCTAAAATTGTATTCAGTGATCTTCCTCTTGACGATCCAAGAAAACGTAAACCGGATATTTCATTGGCTAAGCAAGCTCTTAATTGGGAACCGAAAGTTCCTGTTCGGGAAGGACTTCTTGCAACCATTGAATATTTTAAGAAAATAATCTAA
- a CDS encoding hybrid sensor histidine kinase/response regulator, which translates to MKVINSKYKILIVDESEEQLLELEQVLTDQKFTVLKSQSGKEAIKIYRKERPDLVILEISMPDISGFEICSYIRKNPNKKRIPIIFSTTSTDSKDIIESFKVGGDDYVAKPFNFDVLMARINHQLSMLVAKSIIIEKNRELYNTVIARDRMYSVIAHDLRSPVGTIKMIMNLLTENTVDNIVEETLYRMIREANFITEELFTLLDNLLKWAKNQSGSMTPIFQEIDLVDITKGGVELFRKVAIVKNIQVEFNTIPMAMVNVDIEMTKSCIRNLMSNAFKFSYENSKVVVSLSEEKDYFRIAIQDFGCGMNEEEIQKLLNPKTHYTSYGTAKEEGSGLGLLLVKELITKNKGHLGFNSIKGIGSTFYILIPIPQPKKLKL; encoded by the coding sequence ATGAAAGTAATTAATTCAAAATACAAGATATTGATAGTTGATGAGTCTGAAGAACAACTTCTGGAGCTTGAGCAGGTTTTGACAGATCAAAAGTTTACAGTTCTAAAATCACAGAGTGGAAAAGAAGCTATCAAAATATATCGCAAAGAGCGTCCGGATTTGGTTATATTAGAGATTTCAATGCCCGATATATCCGGATTTGAGATATGTAGCTACATCCGCAAAAATCCTAATAAAAAAAGGATACCTATAATTTTTTCAACAACATCTACTGATTCTAAGGATATAATAGAATCTTTTAAAGTTGGTGGAGATGATTACGTGGCAAAACCATTTAACTTCGATGTATTAATGGCCAGAATAAACCATCAATTATCGATGCTGGTAGCTAAAAGTATTATTATAGAAAAAAACAGAGAACTCTACAATACGGTTATTGCCAGAGATAGAATGTATTCGGTAATTGCACACGATCTCCGATCGCCGGTTGGCACTATAAAAATGATAATGAATTTATTGACCGAAAACACGGTTGACAACATAGTAGAAGAAACTTTATATAGAATGATTCGCGAAGCAAACTTTATAACCGAAGAGCTCTTCACATTATTAGACAACTTACTGAAATGGGCAAAAAATCAATCGGGGAGCATGACTCCAATATTTCAAGAAATAGACTTGGTTGACATCACGAAAGGGGGAGTTGAATTATTCAGGAAAGTGGCGATTGTAAAAAACATACAAGTAGAGTTTAATACTATACCTATGGCTATGGTTAACGTAGATATAGAGATGACGAAGAGTTGTATACGGAATCTAATGAGTAATGCTTTTAAGTTCAGCTATGAAAACTCAAAGGTCGTAGTATCGCTTAGTGAGGAGAAAGATTATTTCAGAATAGCAATCCAGGATTTTGGATGTGGAATGAATGAAGAGGAAATCCAAAAACTATTAAATCCAAAAACTCATTATACCAGCTATGGCACTGCTAAAGAAGAAGGATCGGGCTTAGGTCTTCTACTCGTGAAGGAATTAATTACTAAAAACAAAGGGCATCTCGGCTTCAATTCCATTAAAGGTATTGGTTCAACATTTTATATTCTTATACCAATACCTCAGCCTAAAAAATTAAAATTATAA
- a CDS encoding glycosyltransferase family 2 protein, whose product MILIDVFWILAFLIFYTYLGYGILLWALVKIKELIFPYNNETKETYNYPEATLVIAAYNEEDIIDMKMKNNLELDYPQGKLHIVWVTDGSTDRTVERLKEYSNIDIYHIDERGGKTKAINRTMPFVKSPISVYTDANTLLNKQAIKEIAKKFDNPKVGCVAGEKCIAVETQDTASSSGEGFYWRYESKLKALDSRLYSTIGAAGELYAIRTSLFKPQPSDALLDDFMLSMEIAAEGYKIAYCPKAYATESGSADMKEEEKRKVRIAAGGLQSTWRLRKLLNIFRYGILTFQYVSHRVLRWTITPIALVLLFPLNLLIVLMTEGSQQELYLLLLLLQTLFYILGFWGYLLSKRKIKNKILFIPYYFIFMNISMFKGVSYLIKKKSGAWEKSKRKK is encoded by the coding sequence ATGATACTAATCGATGTGTTTTGGATTTTAGCCTTCCTTATATTCTACACTTATCTGGGATATGGTATTTTACTGTGGGCACTCGTGAAAATAAAGGAACTGATATTTCCATATAATAACGAAACAAAAGAGACTTACAACTACCCCGAAGCCACACTTGTTATAGCAGCCTACAATGAGGAGGACATCATCGACATGAAAATGAAAAATAACCTCGAACTCGATTACCCACAAGGCAAGTTACATATTGTGTGGGTTACCGATGGTAGTACGGATAGAACTGTGGAACGATTAAAAGAATATTCGAATATAGACATATATCATATCGACGAACGAGGGGGAAAAACAAAAGCCATAAACCGGACTATGCCTTTTGTTAAATCGCCAATATCTGTTTATACAGATGCAAATACGCTATTAAACAAACAGGCAATCAAAGAAATAGCAAAGAAATTTGATAATCCTAAAGTAGGTTGCGTAGCAGGAGAAAAGTGTATTGCGGTAGAAACACAAGATACAGCTTCCTCAAGCGGCGAGGGCTTTTACTGGCGTTACGAGTCTAAATTGAAAGCTCTCGATTCGAGGCTATACTCGACCATAGGAGCTGCAGGCGAACTTTATGCCATCCGCACTTCTCTTTTCAAGCCACAACCCAGCGATGCTCTGCTTGATGACTTTATGCTTTCGATGGAAATTGCAGCTGAGGGATACAAAATAGCGTATTGCCCCAAAGCATATGCAACTGAATCGGGGTCAGCTGATATGAAGGAGGAAGAAAAGCGTAAAGTACGAATTGCCGCCGGAGGCTTACAGTCAACATGGAGGCTTCGTAAATTACTCAATATCTTCCGTTACGGAATCTTGACTTTTCAGTATGTTTCACACCGTGTACTTCGTTGGACCATAACACCAATTGCGTTGGTGCTTTTATTTCCATTAAACCTTCTTATTGTTCTAATGACTGAAGGCAGTCAGCAAGAACTCTATTTACTGTTATTACTACTCCAAACCTTATTTTATATACTGGGATTTTGGGGATACCTTTTATCTAAACGAAAAATAAAGAATAAAATCCTGTTTATACCCTATTATTTTATATTTATGAACATCAGTATGTTTAAAGGAGTTTCCTATTTAATCAAAAAGAAAAGTGGAGCTTGGGAAAAATCAAAACGCAAAAAATAA
- a CDS encoding glycosyltransferase family 2 protein, giving the protein MTWYSKYLEVFEKPFSEVDPDLVLKIREKVTRLQSNAPLVSVVIIAHNEGSRLLSCIWSLVDNVHDYPIEIIGIDNCSTDNTKEVYKSVGVNYFYEDKPGPGYARQCGLDHAKGKYYICIDADSIYPKEYIRTMISELSNPSMVAVFALWSFIPNKKNTKFKLTIYEFIRDIHLRIQTFKRPELSVRGMVFAFDTSLAKQIGFRTDIRRGEDGSLLLAMKKSGKVKLILNPKARIMTSSGTLNTDGSLLSSLVKRISKATKNLSNYFTKETKYTNEDSNML; this is encoded by the coding sequence ATGACTTGGTATTCAAAATATTTAGAGGTTTTTGAGAAACCATTTTCAGAGGTTGATCCTGATCTGGTACTAAAAATAAGAGAAAAGGTAACCCGACTGCAAAGCAATGCTCCTCTAGTTTCGGTTGTTATTATTGCCCATAACGAGGGCAGCAGATTATTGAGTTGTATTTGGTCACTAGTTGATAACGTGCATGATTATCCGATTGAAATTATAGGTATTGATAATTGCTCAACCGATAATACAAAGGAGGTTTACAAATCAGTAGGAGTAAATTATTTCTACGAAGATAAACCGGGACCGGGATATGCCCGTCAATGCGGTTTAGATCATGCTAAAGGAAAATACTATATATGCATAGATGCAGATTCGATATACCCTAAGGAATATATCCGAACCATGATATCCGAACTTAGTAACCCGTCTATGGTTGCTGTATTCGCGTTGTGGAGTTTTATTCCCAATAAGAAAAACACGAAATTTAAACTTACAATATATGAGTTTATACGTGATATACACCTCCGGATTCAGACCTTTAAAAGACCCGAATTATCGGTAAGAGGAATGGTGTTTGCATTCGATACTTCTTTGGCTAAACAAATTGGATTCAGAACTGATATTCGCCGAGGTGAAGACGGATCGTTATTACTGGCAATGAAGAAATCGGGTAAAGTAAAACTGATCTTAAACCCCAAAGCAAGGATAATGACATCTAGCGGAACTTTAAATACCGACGGATCACTCCTCAGCAGTTTGGTTAAACGTATCAGCAAAGCAACTAAAAACCTGTCGAATTATTTTACAAAAGAAACAAAGTATACCAACGAAGACTCAAATATGCTCTAA
- a CDS encoding glycosyltransferase family 4 protein, whose amino-acid sequence MKIVYYLPSLYMSGGLERIITFKANYFADNLGYEITILTSEQNGKEPYYKLSSKVGHVDLSVCFDRTEKHQSYLLKVVQYPFKYYLFKKRFKQFLLQYKPDITISTLRRELNFLNTINDGSVKIGEFHVTRYSFHTNLVEGGNPIKNFLKKKWDKQFLDNLSKLSRFVLLTEEEKANWPELSNTMVINNPLPFFPDTTSDCTNKKVIAVGRYSYQKGFDMLIDSWKLVNEKHPEWSLSIYGEGDRESLMNQILKLNIEKSCFLEEPVTTITDKYVESSIFVLSSRFEGFGMVIVEAMACGVPPVSFACPCGPKDIIKHETDGLLVETGDIKALASSICLLIENEEMRKNMGTQARISSKRFDMETIGKQWESLFESLITSKN is encoded by the coding sequence ATGAAAATAGTCTATTACTTACCATCGTTATATATGTCGGGAGGATTGGAGCGAATAATTACCTTTAAAGCTAATTATTTTGCGGATAATCTGGGCTATGAGATTACTATTCTGACTTCCGAGCAGAACGGGAAAGAACCTTATTACAAACTTTCGTCCAAAGTAGGCCATGTTGACTTATCCGTTTGTTTTGACAGGACTGAGAAACATCAATCTTACCTGTTGAAGGTGGTCCAATACCCATTTAAGTATTATTTGTTTAAAAAGAGATTCAAACAATTTTTACTGCAATACAAACCTGATATAACTATTTCGACATTACGCAGGGAACTTAATTTTCTGAATACTATTAACGATGGTAGTGTGAAAATAGGAGAATTTCATGTGACTCGCTATTCATTCCATACAAATCTCGTAGAAGGAGGTAATCCGATAAAGAACTTTCTGAAAAAGAAATGGGACAAGCAATTTTTGGACAATCTGAGTAAGCTCTCCAGGTTTGTTCTGTTGACGGAGGAGGAAAAAGCCAATTGGCCCGAACTGTCAAACACGATGGTGATAAACAACCCCCTACCCTTTTTTCCCGATACAACTTCCGATTGTACGAATAAAAAAGTGATCGCTGTGGGTCGTTACTCTTATCAAAAAGGGTTCGATATGCTTATAGATAGCTGGAAATTGGTGAACGAAAAGCATCCCGAGTGGTCGTTGTCTATTTATGGCGAAGGAGACAGAGAATCTCTGATGAATCAGATTCTGAAATTAAATATCGAAAAAAGCTGCTTCTTAGAAGAACCGGTTACAACTATAACAGATAAGTATGTCGAAAGCTCTATATTCGTGCTAAGCTCTCGTTTCGAAGGCTTTGGTATGGTTATCGTCGAAGCTATGGCATGCGGAGTTCCACCTGTGTCGTTTGCATGCCCTTGTGGACCAAAGGACATTATCAAACACGAAACGGACGGTTTATTAGTCGAAACAGGAGATATAAAAGCACTGGCATCGTCTATTTGCTTATTGATCGAAAATGAAGAAATGAGAAAAAATATGGGAACACAAGCCCGCATCAGTTCAAAACGTTTTGATATGGAAACCATCGGCAAGCAATGGGAAAGCTTATTTGAGTCGCTAATAACTTCTAAAAATTAA
- a CDS encoding SP_1767 family glycosyltransferase — MSMKELFAQLKHKIQYNFTMELYNFLYYFHPKQKVIPNVISIVETLEKIESEKCSASRFGDGEMLVLAGYPIRFQKADARLSKKLIEVITSQNDKHLVCISDTFTDLNRYTRSATRFWRTHFCLYGNLWDKYLKPQSYYNTFITRPYMDFKSKDECGLWFDLLKKIWNDRDIVFIEGEKSRLGVGNDLFANAKSIKRILCPPTNAFDKYDEIVSEAMKQKSDTLFLIALGPTATVLAYDLFKAGYQAIDAGHVDIEYEWFRMKATKKVKIKSKYVNEAFAGNKIDDSGDIEYNNQIICTIK, encoded by the coding sequence ATCAGTATGAAAGAACTATTTGCACAACTAAAACATAAAATACAATACAATTTCACTATGGAGTTGTATAATTTTCTATATTATTTTCACCCCAAACAAAAGGTTATTCCCAATGTAATATCCATTGTCGAGACTCTTGAGAAAATTGAGTCTGAGAAATGTTCTGCAAGCCGTTTTGGAGATGGAGAAATGTTAGTTTTAGCAGGTTATCCCATCCGTTTTCAGAAAGCTGATGCACGACTGTCTAAAAAGTTGATTGAAGTTATAACAAGTCAAAACGATAAGCATTTGGTTTGTATATCCGATACCTTTACTGACCTAAATCGTTACACCCGCAGTGCAACCCGATTTTGGCGAACTCACTTTTGCCTCTATGGTAACCTATGGGATAAATACCTAAAACCCCAATCGTATTACAATACCTTTATTACAAGACCCTACATGGATTTTAAATCGAAAGATGAGTGTGGTCTTTGGTTCGATTTATTAAAAAAAATATGGAACGATCGGGACATCGTTTTCATCGAAGGTGAAAAAAGTAGATTAGGTGTCGGAAACGATTTATTTGCAAACGCAAAGTCTATAAAACGAATTCTTTGTCCGCCAACCAATGCCTTTGATAAATACGATGAGATTGTGTCGGAAGCTATGAAACAGAAATCTGATACACTATTTCTTATTGCTCTTGGACCAACGGCTACGGTGCTGGCGTACGATCTTTTTAAAGCTGGTTATCAGGCAATAGATGCCGGGCATGTAGACATTGAGTACGAATGGTTTAGGATGAAAGCAACAAAAAAAGTGAAAATAAAATCGAAATATGTAAATGAGGCCTTTGCTGGAAATAAAATAGATGACAGTGGTGATATAGAATATAATAATCAGATAATCTGTACCATTAAATAA
- a CDS encoding glycosyltransferase, with the protein MKGLFLIFHGMESYNGISKKICYQVDGFKQCGVNMQLCYIDIDSAGNQRRMIDNDVIESFDHSLKGKFKKWTDYSAILEYIEKNAVEFVYIRSYHNANPFLISAVKHLKKKKVKVVLEIPTYPYDQEYRGATRTMKFQLMIDQCFRKQLAKHLYAIVTFSDHKRIFGTQTINISNGIDFNAIRMKSDVNDTSHELHLISVAEIHPWHGFDRLIAGLANYYKTERDYKVYYDIVGYGVAAYIEDLKKMVENNSLGQYVRFHGSQFGEQLDKLFDNSDIGIASLARHRSNITHLKALKNREYAARGIPFIYSEIDDDFEVMPYVFKASMDESPIDIDSLIEFYRMVKKKPSEIRQSVHFLSWEVQIQKVVNAIYHVIP; encoded by the coding sequence ATGAAAGGACTATTTCTTATATTTCACGGAATGGAGTCATACAATGGTATCAGTAAAAAAATATGTTATCAGGTCGATGGCTTTAAGCAATGCGGTGTAAACATGCAACTGTGTTATATTGATATAGACAGCGCAGGAAATCAACGGAGAATGATAGATAACGATGTAATAGAAAGTTTTGATCATTCGTTGAAAGGCAAGTTCAAAAAGTGGACTGACTATTCTGCCATTTTGGAGTATATCGAAAAAAATGCAGTTGAATTTGTTTATATACGATCGTATCATAATGCCAACCCTTTCCTTATTTCGGCTGTCAAACACTTAAAGAAAAAAAAGGTAAAGGTTGTACTTGAAATTCCAACATACCCCTATGATCAGGAATATAGAGGAGCTACCCGAACTATGAAATTTCAGTTAATGATAGATCAGTGTTTTCGTAAGCAGTTAGCAAAGCATTTGTATGCAATAGTAACTTTTTCGGATCATAAAAGAATATTCGGGACTCAGACTATAAACATTTCCAACGGCATTGATTTCAATGCAATACGCATGAAAAGCGATGTGAATGATACAAGCCATGAATTACATCTGATTAGTGTAGCGGAGATACACCCCTGGCATGGTTTCGACCGACTAATCGCCGGACTTGCCAACTATTACAAAACAGAGAGAGATTATAAAGTATATTACGACATAGTTGGTTACGGGGTTGCAGCCTACATTGAAGATCTGAAAAAAATGGTCGAAAACAACAGTTTAGGCCAATATGTAAGGTTTCACGGATCACAGTTTGGTGAACAACTCGACAAGCTTTTCGATAATTCGGATATAGGAATAGCTAGCTTAGCCCGTCACAGAAGTAACATAACACACCTTAAAGCTCTAAAAAACAGAGAGTATGCAGCACGGGGAATTCCTTTTATATATTCTGAAATAGATGATGATTTTGAGGTAATGCCCTATGTATTTAAAGCTTCGATGGACGAAAGCCCTATAGATATAGATAGCCTGATTGAATTTTACAGAATGGTGAAAAAAAAACCTTCCGAGATCAGGCAATCTGTCCATTTTTTGAGCTGGGAAGTACAAATTCAAAAAGTAGTGAATGCCATATATCATGTAATCCCTTAA
- a CDS encoding lipopolysaccharide biosynthesis protein: MNNVAKQLFSGVSYTAVSQYLGIFISLVISGILARLISPKEFGIVAVATVLITFFGIFTELGIAPAIIQTKNLLKEDLDKIFSFTIWVGLAISIMFFCSSWLIAGYYNNTKLISVCQLLSVNLLFAAVNIVPNGLMFKNKEFRFIAIRSIIVQLVGGTVAVFAAFMGAGIYALLINPIFSSIFIFLFSYHRFPLKPLFTLGLDSMKKISSFSLYQFFFNVINYFSRNLDKLLIGKFMNLALLGYYDKSYRLMMLPLQNITAVLTPVMHPILSDFQDNLSQLERSYLKIIRLLAFIGFPLSAFLWFSAEEIMLLVFGNQWEPSVPTFQILTLSVGIQIILSSSGPVFQAANATKVLFISGLLSAILNVAAILIGIFAFNSLNILAMCICISFLFNFVQCYTLMYHVVFKVSMAQFWKQFLSPIVLTALLIGCSLAINHLIYHLHLLVSLIIKAIIYTSAFVLYIHLTKELNIVSSIKLLKKK, translated from the coding sequence ATGAACAACGTAGCTAAACAACTTTTCTCGGGAGTGTCGTATACGGCAGTATCGCAGTATCTGGGGATATTTATATCTCTGGTTATTTCAGGTATACTGGCACGTCTAATCTCGCCAAAAGAGTTTGGTATTGTAGCTGTTGCCACCGTATTGATTACATTTTTCGGCATATTCACCGAGTTGGGTATTGCTCCCGCAATTATTCAGACCAAAAATTTATTGAAAGAAGATTTGGATAAGATTTTCTCTTTCACGATATGGGTAGGGTTGGCTATATCTATTATGTTCTTTTGCTCTTCGTGGCTCATTGCCGGTTATTATAATAATACTAAACTTATATCGGTCTGTCAGCTATTATCTGTAAATCTTCTTTTTGCGGCTGTAAATATCGTACCCAACGGATTGATGTTTAAGAACAAAGAATTTAGGTTTATTGCCATAAGAAGCATAATTGTACAGTTGGTTGGTGGAACAGTAGCTGTATTTGCGGCCTTTATGGGAGCAGGAATATATGCTTTATTAATCAATCCGATATTTTCGAGCATATTCATATTCTTGTTCAGCTACCACCGTTTTCCTCTAAAACCTCTATTTACTTTGGGATTAGATTCCATGAAAAAAATATCATCGTTCTCACTGTATCAGTTTTTCTTCAATGTAATCAATTACTTTAGTCGGAATCTTGATAAATTGTTAATAGGCAAATTTATGAATCTGGCACTTCTTGGGTACTATGATAAGTCGTACCGATTGATGATGCTTCCTTTACAAAATATTACAGCCGTTCTAACCCCTGTAATGCACCCTATACTTTCAGACTTTCAAGACAACCTGTCTCAGTTGGAACGATCGTATCTGAAAATAATTCGTTTACTGGCTTTTATAGGATTTCCTCTTTCTGCCTTCCTTTGGTTTTCTGCTGAAGAAATTATGTTGCTGGTTTTCGGGAATCAATGGGAACCTTCGGTACCTACTTTTCAGATTTTAACTCTGTCGGTAGGAATACAAATTATATTATCTAGCTCTGGACCTGTTTTTCAAGCAGCTAATGCGACAAAAGTATTATTTATAAGCGGTTTACTTTCTGCCATACTCAATGTAGCGGCTATTCTGATAGGTATTTTTGCCTTTAATAGCCTCAATATTCTGGCCATGTGCATTTGTATATCGTTCCTCTTCAATTTTGTTCAATGCTATACCCTCATGTATCATGTAGTATTTAAAGTAAGTATGGCTCAGTTTTGGAAGCAGTTTTTATCACCTATTGTACTTACGGCATTGTTGATAGGATGTTCACTGGCTATCAATCATCTCATATACCATTTACATTTGTTAGTAAGCCTCATCATAAAAGCAATTATTTATACTAGTGCATTTGTGCTATACATACATTTGACTAAAGAGCTGAATATAGTAAGTTCAATAAAATTATTAAAGAAAAAGTAA